The DNA sequence atgttatccttaaaaaagtcttggacgagtttgatattgggtcatctggggtcaaaaactaggtcaccaggtcaaatcaaaggaaaagcttgttaacactgtagaggccgcatttatgactatatcttcatgaaacttggtcagaatgttaatattgatgatcttaaggtccagtttgaatctgggtcatgtagggttaaaaactaggtcacctggtcaaatcaaaggaaaagctagttaacactgtagaggccacatttatgaccatatctaatgaaacttggtcagaatgtttatcttgatgctctttaggtcaagtttaaacctggtcagcttcggtcaaaaactaggtcactaggttaaatcaaaggaaaagcttgttaacagtgtagaggccacatttatgactatatcttcatgaaacttagtcagaatattaaacttgatgatctttaggtcaagtttgaatctgggtcatgttgggtcaagaattaggtcatgggggcaaatcaaaggaaaagcttgttaacactctagaggccacatttatgactgtatcttcatgaaacttagaatgttaaacttgatgatctttaggtcaagttcgaatctgggtcatgttgggtcaaaaactaggtcacagggtcaaatcaaaagaaaagctagttaatactgtagaggccacatttatgaacatatcttgatgaaacttggtcagaatgttaatcttgatgatctttaggtcaataggtcaggtgagcgatacagggccttcatggccctcttgtttatggtACTCTTTCTTTTTTGCTCGCTCAGATTCtgtcaattttcttttctttcctgGTTCGGCACCAGCGTAATACTTTAACAACGCCATTTTGCCGAAGTTATCCAGTTATCAGAACTGGATAAATGCCAGACGGTCGGACCAGCCTTGACCGCATCAAAATCTTCCGGTCTTGACCGTCGGACTGATGTATTTCGCGATGTCGGatctttcataacattttcgcgaatagaaatttttctacagtgtagcttttgatgaaacttctcagtgttgtaaataaaaatacggcttataatatggtgaaataaaatgtataggtccatgtgcttattttttttaaggtatttgagcatgattaaagtgaacagaatatttcacgctaattttgagacattattttgaattatttaatgtgtcatatgttttaatatcatattttgactagTAATATAGTAACAgcgccattttaataaatttactcaaaggttgtcattaattcataaaatgatgttCATTTCCATTCgtcaaatccaggctttattctacgttttccggataaatgacattacgccatcaAACATGCAGAGCTACCTTAAGCTTGccggcgacaagtgattctgcctttgtgatcagtgcagcacatctgtgcaggctgatcatggtctgcactgttctttATTCAGTCAgttattttcagtgaacaccccttcaaataacaaatggtattgtccaaattaattgatggatcagtccattttaggaatttagcagggtaaaggttaaaagaataTTATTTCTCATGCAGTTctttaattgaaataattaagTTTGCATTACTTTTCTGACTTTTCTCCTTTTAGTGAATTCTGACTTTTGAAATTAGATGGGATTTTAACATCCTTTGTTGAAATGGGAGGAGATTTTATATAAAGGAACTCGTTATCAATACCTTACATGTACTTCTCCTATATTTCAGTGTTGTCAGATGAAAATGTAGCAGCAATGGTACAGAGAGGTTTTACAGATATATTCCCTGTGATGACCGCGGGTCAAGACGGGGGTATCGGACAGTCGGTTTTCACTGAAATCAAATCGGAAGTTGTAGATATCGAGGATGACTCAGACTTGTTAGAGAAACAGAATGATTTGCAAAGAAAAATAGAACAACCAAAGATAACTGATGATGAAGACACCATGGACTATGACATGATGTGCACAGATGATGCAGAAAATTCTGGACCAGGTGTTGATGGTGGTAAACAAGCTAGTGCAAGAAAGGGGACCGGTACTAAAAGAAGACAGTCTTCACCAAAAACTGAAGGGGATAGTCCTGAGAAGGAAAAGCCAAACAAACTGAAGTGTCCATTGTGTGAGGTGACATGTGTAACAAAGACAATATTGAAAAGGCATTTTAAGAGACGACATAAAGGCTCATGGCTAGATGTAGAATGCAGTGATTGTAAGAAAAGGTTTAAGACAAGTAAGTATATTACATTCTGCTGAggttgaaaaatatttaatgaaagttAGCTTCGAACATACCCGGTACCTTTTGTCAAAGTATGAGCAGTATGTTGAGCCAGTCCTGGATTTTCACAATCATTGGAATACGATTCAGATGCTCTGCTGACTGCGTTTCTGAGCCACTAATGTAATTTCTTCTGGAAATGTACATCAGATTCTTACCATGACACTGATAATATATACTCACAAACCAGCAgtcttttcaaaatatctttagctttaataagcttcttcagttgacagtATATGAAATATGCAATGATATatgaaatacggaaatgacgtaGGTATAACCATGACACCTGTGATTTATTGTTCCCTGCCCAAGGTAAAGGGGTTTAGTTTTGATGTTGTTTATCCATTAGGAGCCACATCTTATACATAGTTAAGGGTGTTGAAATCAACACCTTGCAAGTTTTAGTCAGATTGCCATAGAAGGACTAGAATTATGACATCCTGTACATAAATATAGTACTTAAaaatttatacaatgtatttcattttccgCTTATATGGTGACATATGATGGACCTGTTTGAGAATAAAGCATGGCAGAAGTGTTAATTGCTAAAGGGAAATGCAGCTTTATAAGTTTTCAGACAGATTGCCTGAAGAGGACAAGATCTACGATCCTTGATAAATACTATTATTTTAACTGACCTGTAAGTTAGTTTAACTGACCActcttaattgacaaaaatgctGTTGAAAAGTGGTGTTAAAACCCATTTCAAACATGTAAACAAGAATTTTTTCTCTATTTATATATACGAGACCTACTAAATGCATATAGTAGACAAATGGTGGTGATGACTGGAGTTCCTGTTTTATTTTACAGAGGAAGACCTATGGGAGCATAGAAGGGAAGCCAACCATGAACCTCCGAAAGAATCCGCCAAAATGTTCTCTGTGGATCAACTTTCACCGGAGGAACTTCAAAAGTTAGGTCACTTGAAATGTGAAATTTGCGCCAACTACTACCCTCATAGAAGGTCGTTGAGGAGACATTTATACAAGGTTCATAGAGATGTTCTACCTAAATGGAATTGCCCTATATGTGACTCTGAATTTGATACACGTATGTGTTTCTTCTACTCTATTTATCCAGTTTTGTTTACATATCAGAGACCTTGTTGGCATATTGGTTAAGGTGACTTGCTTCATATTACTTTTTGATCTATAGTAATGCATTACAAGGATTGTCCTTGACTTTTCAAATCTAAAATAATACCATTAATATCATACATGACTTTTTTTTGTATCTTCTCTTACAAATCCAACGGTGGTACAGTAGTAGGAACTCTTTAATGTTTGTATTATCTTGAAtagtttttttaattcattaaaacAAGTAATAGAGTGACATTTTCCTTTGCATTTAGAGCTATTCCAGTTATATTCATTCTGggtaataaaatttcaaacattgCAGTTTTTAGCTGGACTTTAGTAGAGCTATTGTTGTCACCCTTTCTCCATAGTCCATGTCACCAAAGTATTGCAGTCTGCATGTAAACAGGTTTCTCAAAATCTACTTGGCCTAATGCTTTAGAACTTCATATAATTATCCAGCTTCATGAGGTGACCTCATAGAACAAGTAACACAACtagtatttattttgtcaaaattatgccccattttatcttaaaatttcaggataaagttttacatacaagcagtcgaaattaattttgaaaccatatTTATTGATTCAGTATTATGAAATGATAATGATTGTATAATATCTTTTCCATTTAATTTAGGTGATGAATTGTGGAAACACAAACgtgaaaaacagcataaaactAATATTTGGACACTTGGCAACTATCAGTGTGATTCTTGTGGGAAAATATACACTCGGTACGATTCCTTCACAGAACATCAACTTTCTTGTGAAAAAACTGAAAGTGAAAAGTTGGCAAGTCGCCAGCATCCTTGTGACATATGTGGTTTAGTGTTCAAATCTGTAATACGCGTTAAAGCTCACAAACGAGGAGTTCACATAGTAGCACCTGTGGTTTGCCACGTGTGTGGAGCAATTTGCAAGAATAAGCGTGCGTTGCTTGTACATCGCAGAAGGCATGATATGAAAAATAAGAAGTACAATTGTGATGACTGTGGAAAGTCTTTCTTTAATAGTACGCTTCTGTCGCAGCATGTGCGCACACATACAAAGGAAAAGCCGTACAAATGTCCGATGTGCAATTATACCTGTGCtattaaacaaaacatacataaacaTTCACAGAAAGTTCATAAAACACAATGTAAGGCAATCTGTTTAGATGATACAAAGGAATCTTCAGTGTTGGACTCGGACAAACTGGTTACCAGTGAGCAGAGTTCTGGTTCCTTAAATAATTCCACTGAAGACTTGGTAAAGTTACAGAGTAAGGAGCTTCAGGATAAACATGCCCGTAGTTCATTTCAACCAGAATTTATGAATGTCAGTAATGTACAGAAACCAAGTGAGTTTACAGAAGTGTTGGATTATAGAATGAATGCACCATCGTTCTCTCAAGGAAGTTTTCAGCATCAGTATCAATAAAGTTATTCTCACTGTTCAAACAAATTTAGATATTGTGAGGATTTGTTTTGATACAATAGCAGAAATTCTGAGAGAAATttcctgattttgaaataatttaacataaaagAAAGTTCCAACAACTTGGTTGAGATCAGAAGCATCTGGTCACTGGCTGTGAGATCAGAAGTATCTGGTCACTGGCTGTGAGATCAGAAGCATCTGGTCTGATCACTGGCTGTGAGCAATTACTGGTACGGGTGTTTCTGTTTCTCACCAGAACTGACATACCAGGTTTCCAAAGAACAGCAACAATATGAaacttgaattttttaaaatgtatattttataaaatgtaattaagaaataatatatctcatccagtgatttgtcgttgaataaatcattgtcattcagatgcgaaggaattatatcacgagggcgcagcccgagtgatataataatacgcatctgaatgacaaacaatgatttattcaagagcaaatcaataaatgagatatattatttcgattctaacacgttaccaaagaTTTTTAAGTACATTCTTGACGataatcattaaatatttgcccgttttcaatcagtttcttttccagcgcgccgctatgccgtttgacgccatgacgtaataattgtgacgtcagaacagtgatttgttgtataataattcactgttttctgtcttctttgtttaataggaaaatgaatcggatcgtgttagaattataatTATTACACATTGTCGATTCTGTTTTCATCAAGTAATGTTTTTGCAGTGATTTTATTAAGAACTTCTAACATTTTGATTAACTGTGCAATTTGCAATGATAAAATTGTTGTGGAATTAAtttgttaaagatatattattcCCGAATTTCATATTTAGCTGTGTGAATAAGCAGTGCTGTGTGTAAGGTTTAAACTACTTTACACTAAGAGTAAATGCAGTATGAATGTGTTAATCCACTAAATAGACTGAATGTTTTTGTAATGAGTTGGTGTTACTGGATATATTTAATTGTAGTTccacagagctccagataagctgcgtatttacgCATGGTGTTactagatatatttaattgtagttccacagagctccagataagctgcgtatttacacaattaaagttgcagaaaacccaactgAATTCATACAATATGagtactgaaacgcaattaaaattcctaatacccaattcataaaaaatcgCTTACGTATTgcattttccttattatataacaggtacgagactttaacgctaaaCAACTCGCAggttatacgttaccgcagaacaggttgctATTTATTGGAAAAAATTATAAGACCATTCAGTCAGCTGAtcagtgttatttggacgctttgtgaACAatttttacgccgataaaatgtaaaagagatcgcagaaaaacacaaacaaatgaaTTAGTGGGATATATTGCTGTTCAACAAAAACAGTTACCTGTTTGTGACGATGTGGTGTCACCGATACTGGACGACATCTTATGGGAGAACGCATATTGCTGTGaacacatcgttcgggatattgcaTGTATTGTGGATGAATTGATCTTCAACTGCATTAAGGATGGAACAAAAGTATCTCAAAAAACGTTAAAAGAATATGTTTGGTACTATGaattaaaatacacatgtttacatTGCTTACAGGcatgtaaaaacaattttaaaaagagagtactgttttacatatacttaatcacatttcattacaattttaaatacatttttgtattaaacattgaagggtgcCATTAACATGATTAAAGTACTTTCATGTAGTTAGTGAAACCtggttaatgatatataccatgtatactgtatgCGTACACAATTTAATTTAAGCCACAAGAAAAAAATTCTCAATTGTTTGTGCGAGATtgaatacccaattggttttagcaaatacccagttacttctgaaaaggctgggtaatgatattatttttacccaattcagatttTCAATACCCAGTTCAGACacaaagtgatgggtaaatacccagttgcaccaaaagcttatctggagctctggttCTAGTTCTAAATACACAGTTTATATAATCAAGCCGAGTTACATATTTTAATGAGGATTTTCTATTTTCTGGTTGTTAAATAAATGTCTGATGATGGAATTTTGGTGAAAGATAAGAGAAGTAAATTTCTAACAATTCAAATTAGACTGAACAATTCCCAGTCAATGGTAAGATCTTTCCACATACATgttctgaaaatatgagaaagAAATTGTAAATGCCCATAGAACAACCAGCTTGTGcaattttctatatgttttatttgtttgttatgcAAGGATATGCAGTATTTATATGTTATTAgttttgtatcgagaaatatgcatgagttctgcagtgGAAGTATTGCGCAACTTTAGGACTTTTACTCCGTGAaggaacaagtgcatatttctcgatgcaaatcaaatttttattacatacgcatttatactttaaattaattatataaatgatataaattagtTCTTAAgcctgagtaaaactgaaaatattgtcgctaaagaacttttaaatgcaagtttggtcataatatgaacattagaatatgaggttttgtttctaaactattttaaaaatgccaagtGAAGAGAGAGAAAAATGGGAATCGAACCTGGACTGCCACAGCAATAGAAAGGTTTTCCGCACTGTCGCTACCAATAgtgctatggaggatttagtgttcagtgcgcgttaaatatagatatttataatcgagacagtttacctcgagtaaagtgTTACTAACGCTTtccgattttcatcgtaaaaagtagtaaaaacacctaattctcatgtgtttccgtaacatgtagtctgtcagtaattaagtttcaaagcattctagcatttatttccagatatcaaaaaaaaaatctctttaaatGCAACAAGATACATGAAACTGACATCccaaatgacgtcacacatccGATATGAAATCTGAGcgtcagtatggaaaaatattgacattttaggttccattgaaacttaacagagtttataaatgagtatgtaataataccaGTATACCGGTATATTATGATTACAAGCCGgtacaatatttctattacatttCAATGCAAATGATGTGAAATGCATGCATATGAATGAGGAAATTGCTTCGAACTTCAAAATATCACCCGCTTTATGAGACTGCTATTCCAAACAATTTGCATCAAtctttttgctttaaatgtgtaATACTATGTTAAATGGAGCTTTTCCTGATGTAAAGCACTGTACTTATAAAGAATGCAAAAAAAGACCTTGATATATTCATGAGTTGTGTGTGTGTCATACATGAGTGGTCAGCAAAATGGCGGTCTAAAAGGAAATATGTTCGTTTGTGGACAAAGAAATGATCCCATTGCAAGCTACTTTTGCTGTATCTGTATATTCATCAAAGCAAAGCATTGCCGTTTTGTTGACTTATATGGCAGAGgcattttaagctcgactattcgaagaataagtagagctatcctactcaccacggcgtctgcGTCAGCGTTGGCGTCAGCGttacaccttgggttaagtttttcgtaccagtccacattttgacaaagtcttttgagataaagctttgaaactttcaacacttgtttaccatcatcatggccagttataggcaaaagcacataactcagtcaaggattttggctgaattatggccccttttgacttagaaatcatggttaatttttttgtaccagttcatattttgacaaagtcttttgagataaagctttgaaactttcaatatttgtttaccatcaccatgtccagttataggtaagagcacataactccatcaaagattttggctgaattatggccctttttgacttagaaatctgtgttaatatttcgtaccagttcatattttgacagtcttttgagataaagctttgaaactttcaacacctgtttaccatcgccatgtccagttatagacaagagtacataactccatcaaggattttggctgaattatggccccttttgtcttagaaatcatggttaagtttttatacccccaccaaacatgtttgaggggggtatataggaggcagttttgtcgcgtcccgtcgcgtcccgaaatctattatctcagttattaccaaatggatttgattcaaacttaaaatacatgttccaccttatcacccacatcatgtgacacaaggtgcataactcttgacaccaagttttcatgaattatgtccccttttacttagaatttagaaCATGGGTCTGTAAGacccttttttgtattcacttttagtgtatctctaatattagagatttaatatatttacttgtattactatactagtattatactagtattacttatatgtggaagcccaggatgaagtactccaaagtatttttaagattccttatggtttcCATTCTTCtgtggtgggggtatgagtcactcctgtgacagttctagttcttaccagttcatattttgacaaagtcatttgagataaagctttgaaactttcaatacttgtttaccatcaccatgtccagttataggcaagagtacataactccatcaaggattttggctgaattatggccctttttgacttagaaatctgggttaatatttcgtaccagttcatattttgacaaagtcttttgagataaagctttgaaactttcaacacctgtttaccatcaccatgtccagttataggcaagagtacataactccatcaaggattttggctgaattatggcccattttgacttagaaatctttgttaagttttcgtaccagttcatatttttgtaaagtgtttgacatatggctttgaaacttttatcacttgtttagtataatagtctctatctgtaggaaagagaacataactctgtcatctattttggctgaattatggtcctttttggattgtgaaattggttctgttttcatacaagtccatgttttgtcaaaactatttgacatatggcttttaaactttgaacacttgtttatcattatgattttcatctgtaggcaagagtacataactattttgactgaattatggccctttttggactttgaaattggctcatatattgccatttagtgcaagacttatcgaaatcaaagtaatacaggaacattgtttgtctaatctatttatttcttttgtctgaatatccgtggcaATATTTTCACCCCAtgcttcaatcaattcttcgaatagtcgagcgcgctgtcatcagacagctcttgtttatttacctGCATACTGCATATTCCTGCATGTATATTAGTGAATACAGTTATATCTCTTACGATAGCTTGTTCAACAAACACAATTTCTTCATGTATAATTGATAGTCACAGATTCTAATCTCATATAGCATGCCATGTATTTGTGCTGGTGTAATGGATAGGAAATAGaaacatttacacatttacagAACATCAGTTTTACAGAtagtatgtctcccaccacactgtggtgtgggagacatattgatttactcctgtctgtcacaaagcttgtccacactctaagtcaaatatttctcatctgattttcaccaaacttgaacaaaatgtgtttgccagtaagtcctcagccaagtttgataactaaccaaatcggccaaggcacttcagaattatggcccttgaacatcaATACCAATACACAgatgtagaccggttactccaacatgtgaataccaataggccGCAAACAGTATATACAGACAggcttactatttagatgattaggcagttgtgggagacatgcgcttttctcaaaagcatatctagttatgccccccttcgaagaaggaagggtatattattttgcaaatGTCAGTCGGtgtgtatgtagaccaatctgttttcggatgataatgcttgggcctaggatcagggaagttgatagggaggttgatcataaccagtagatgacccctattgattttaagatcagtaggtcaaaggtcaaggtcacagtgacccagaacagttaaacggtttccagatgataactcaagaacgcttgggcctaggatcatgaaagttaatagggaggttgttcatgaccagcagatgacccctattgattttgaggtcagtagaccaaaggtcaaggtcacaatgacccagaacagtagaacttttgtgtacagtgaccaaataatttctgttccttgtgcaattactaaatgcatcaaggggggcatttcgtgttctacgagctcttgtttatatataattatgtgcaTCATGTTACAGTGTTgctgtataataaaatacacaaaCAATTCTGATAATACTCATCTCTAGTTTTATGTGCAATGTTTGAATGAATGaggaattttgttttcatttttgttcggAAAACTTACACAAATAAAATTGGTTGAATAGTTGATAAATTTGTATTAATTTGAAAGATATCTTAGActattaaattttgcattttgattGTGAAAAGGCAGATCCAACAGTTACATTGAAATAGAATATTTGAATATCTGATCTGATACTGTTGCATTAACTGAAGATTAGATTGTCATGGCAACAAAAAGCTGTacttattttgtaacattaacAGTTGTCGATGTTACATACACATCATGTAGACAACattgcatttgttctgcagaatTTCACAGTATTGAAATTTTTTCTTCTactacaattaagatttttaagaatatttttaagGCTTTGATTTGCttttgattgtttatttatttacctGAAATGACTACCATTTACAATGGAAACTactttttttagcccaccatcatcagatggtgggctattcaaatcactctgcatccatGGTCcatcgtccttccgtccatccgttaacagtttctcgttatcgcatctcctcagaaactactgggaggattttgactaaactttgtAAGAATGATCTATTGGTACACTAGTTATGTCCCCCTAAAAATCAGattggttcaacaatttttgaatgagttatggccctttgtttatttttacaatttacatagatttatatagggaaaaactttgaaaatcctcttgtccaaaaccacagggcttagggctttgatatttggtatgtagtagcatctagtggtcctctaccaagattgttcaaaatatttccctggggtcaaatacggccctgcaccgggggtcacatggtttatatagacttatatagggaaaaacctcttgtccaaaaccacagggcctagggctttgatattttgtatgtgacatcatctagtggtcctctactaagattgttcaaattattccccaagggtcaagtatggccccaccctgggggtgacatggtttacatagacttgtatagggaaaaactttgaaaatcttattgttcaaaccacaaagcctagggctttgatatttgtaatgtagcatcatcttgtggttctctgccaagtttgttcaaatttctgaagctacagccttcaaatttggaccacatgcatagttttgtgtaccgaaatgaactttgaccttgagattgacctagtgacctactttcacatttctgaagctacaggcttcaaatttggaccacatgcatagttttgtgttctgaattgaaatttgacattgatttttacctagtaactactttcacatttctcaagctgcagccttcagatttgaagcacttgcatagttttttgtactgaaatgaactttgaccttgaaattgatctagtgacctactgtcacatttctcaaactacagctttcaaatttggaccacatgcatggaccacatgcacagtgttgtgtactgaaatgaaatttgaccttgattttgaccttgagctagtcttgaaatttggaacattcaaaaatggctcattggtgggcgccaagatcactctgtgatctctcgtaaaatcattttgtgtgtgtatttgtgtATCATAACTTACCATGCTAACCTTTAAGTTCTTTCAAATGTATGCATAATTGTGTTAAAAGAGTCCAATCAAACACACTGTGGTAGAATAGATGAGAATCAAACACACTATGGTAGAATAGATGAGAATCAAACACACTGTGGTAGAATAGATGAGAATCAAACACACTGTGGTAGAATAGATGAGAATCAAACACACTGGTAGAATAGATGAGAATCAAACACACTGTGGTAGAATAGATGAGAATCAAACACACTGTGGTAGAATAGACGAGAATCAAACACACTGTGGTAGAATAGATGAGAATCAAACTTTATATTGTTGTGTAATATACAAATGTTAACAATGTATTTTAACCACAtgatttctgttgttattttctttttgtgcccccaaaccacccccgccccccccccccccatagatttggtcttgtccgtccgtccgaagtttgtgatgCACCTACCTTGAAAactatttgatacaaattgatgaaaccttgcatgagtctttatcatgatatgaacttgcgcacctcctatttttcgtctgcctccgccccctattttcagagttatggcccctgaaatagtcaaaaatgcacattttcaccttgtgacatgcctagctcaaaaagtatttgatatagattcatgaaacattgcatgagtcttaatcatgatatgaacttgcgcacctcctattttcatGCCCCCgtcatctactgatgcaggaggcatatagtgattgtcctgtccgtccgttcattcgtccgagctcacatttgcatacttaggtggctataggaacaataggtaactgtactttttctttgatgtgattcattccgtaaggcttttatgtggctatttttctcttacg is a window from the Mercenaria mercenaria strain notata chromosome 7, MADL_Memer_1, whole genome shotgun sequence genome containing:
- the LOC123553735 gene encoding zinc finger protein 391-like — protein: MGEVYQYHITMLVTTEQVDAIRSLFKDKNWPCWLKVLSDENVAAMVQRGFTDIFPVMTAGQDGGIGQSVFTEIKSEVVDIEDDSDLLEKQNDLQRKIEQPKITDDEDTMDYDMMCTDDAENSGPGVDGGKQASARKGTGTKRRQSSPKTEGDSPEKEKPNKLKCPLCEVTCVTKTILKRHFKRRHKGSWLDVECSDCKKRFKTKEDLWEHRREANHEPPKESAKMFSVDQLSPEELQKLGHLKCEICANYYPHRRSLRRHLYKVHRDVLPKWNCPICDSEFDTRDELWKHKREKQHKTNIWTLGNYQCDSCGKIYTRYDSFTEHQLSCEKTESEKLASRQHPCDICGLVFKSVIRVKAHKRGVHIVAPVVCHVCGAICKNKRALLVHRRRHDMKNKKYNCDDCGKSFFNSTLLSQHVRTHTKEKPYKCPMCNYTCAIKQNIHKHSQKVHKTQCKAICLDDTKESSVLDSDKLVTSEQSSGSLNNSTEDLVKLQSKELQDKHARSSFQPEFMNVSNVQKPSEFTEVLDYRMNAPSFSQGSFQHQYQ